A genome region from Coffea arabica cultivar ET-39 chromosome 7e, Coffea Arabica ET-39 HiFi, whole genome shotgun sequence includes the following:
- the LOC113701638 gene encoding LOW QUALITY PROTEIN: rab escort protein 1 (The sequence of the model RefSeq protein was modified relative to this genomic sequence to represent the inferred CDS: deleted 2 bases in 1 codon), translating into MSLGKMAAGSSNSERKSEMLRQAAIKFSEKLVNSCRTSPNLYTLSLQNPTSSLTSQVNGLLPLPGNFQQISQKFPSSIQPTNFDLIVIGSGLEESILACVASLAGKTVLIVDHYPFFGGHFASLPLQDFTDFLHTHSKSCPQPELKPGSSSGEFNVLPLTTRPMYSSVEISVYSPEIIDNYGLFSVDLAGPRVLFCADPMMELILKTDRILNVDIDEFIRFNCGMDASFICRTDEDGGKNLWNVVPYSRSAIFIDNSLTFAEKNQLMRFYKLVQGHFGHGNDEEDRKIPEEDLESPFSELKSVKGCLWLVYLQTRLLGIIRVLSWFVVKNYSATSSSLLLRLIFPQD; encoded by the exons ATGTCATTAGGGAAAATGGCTGCGGGGAGCTCAAATTCAGAGAGAAAGTCGGAAATGTTGCGCCAGGCAGCCATAAAGTTTTCTGAGAAGCTTGTGAACAGTTGCCG AACCAGTCCTAACTTATATACACTTTCCCTCCAAAATCCAACATCTTCCTTAACGTCCCAAGTTAACGGTCTCCTCCCCCTTCCCGGCAATTTTCAACAGATTTCCCAAAAATTTCCTTCCTCCATCCAACCTACCAATTTCGACTTAATTGTGATCGGTTCCGGCCTCGAAGAATCCATACTCGCCTGCGTGGCATCCCTCGCCGGCAAAACCGTCCTCATCGTCGACCATTACCCTTTCTTCGGTGGCCACTTCGCCTCTCTCCCTCTGCAAGACTTCACTGATTTTCTCCACACCCACTCAAAATCATGCCCGCAGCCCGAACTCAAACCCGGATCCTCCTCCGGCGAATTCAACGTCCTTCCTCTGACCACTCGCCCCATGTACTCCTCTGTCGAAATTAGCGTATATTCCCCAGAAATTATTGACAATTATGGACTATTCAGCGTTGATTTAGCGGGGCCTAGGGTTTTATTCTGTGCTGATCCTATGatggaattgattttgaaaactgATAGGATTTTAAATGTGGATATAGACGAGTTCATTAGGTTCAATTGC GGAATGGATGCGAGCTTCATATGTAGGACTGATGAAGATGGCGGTAAAAATTTGTGGAATGTTGTGCCTTATTCGCGGAGCGCCATATTTATAGATAATAGCTTGACTTTTGCAGAGAAGAATCAGCTGATGAGGTTCTACAAGCTGGTTcaggggcattttggacatGGGAATGACGAAGAAGATAGGAAAATTCCAGAGgaggacttagagagtccgttTTCGGAGCTAAAATC GGTCAAGGGATGTCTGTGGTTGGTCTACTTACAGACAAG GTTGTTGGGGATTATAAGGGTGTTAAGTTGGTTTGTGGTCAAGAATTATTCAGCCACCAGCTCATCCTTGCTCCTTCGTTTAATCTTCCCTCAGGATTAG
- the LOC113702059 gene encoding uncharacterized protein isoform X1: MYGSRGAMLGSGGVSDGYEIGSKRPRMMESNPYFAVGSGSSGYGFGGGYQSSVFPVVRLRGLPFDCTDIDIFKFFAGLDIVDVFLVSKGGRFSGEAFVVFASPVQAEFALQRDRQNMGRRYVEVFRCKKQDYYHAIAAEMHYDGGYDDYHGTPPPRPKRSLDKDKLEYTEVLKLRGLPYSVKKSDIVKFFGDFNLTDDKVHIGYRHDGKATGEAYVEFSSAEEAKKAMCRDNKLIGTRYIELFPSTPDEARRAESRSRQ, from the exons ATGTACGGATCAAGGGG GGCAATGTTGGGGAGCGGGGGGGTTTCGGACGGGTACGAGATCGGCTCAAAGAGACCAAGAATGATGGAATCGAATCCCTACTTCGCAGTTGGCAGCGGTTCAAGCGGTTATGGCTTTGGCGGTGGATATCAGTCCTCTGTGTTTCCTGTGGTTCGTCTGAGGGGTCTTCCATTCGACTGCACAGATATTGACATTTTCAAGTTCTTTGCTGGGCTGGACATTGTGGATGTTTTCCTGGTAAGCAAAGGTGGACGGTTTTCTGGGGAGGCTTTTGTTGTCTTTGCTTCTCCTGTGCAGGCTGAATTTGCTCTTCAGAGAGATAGGCAGAACATGGGAAGGAGATATGTGGAAGTTTTCAGGTGCAAAAAGCAGGATTATTATCATGCTATAGCTGCTGAGATGCATTATGATGGTGGTTATGATGACTATCATGGAACGCCGCCTCCTCGTCCAAAGAGATCTCTTGACAAGGATAAGTTGGAGTATACTGAGGTGCTGAAGTTGCGAGGCCTCCCTTACTCTGTGAAGAAGTCAGATattgtgaagttttttggagacTTTAATCTGACAGATGACAAAGTGCATATTGGGTATCGTCATGATGGAAAAGCTACTGGAGAAGCATATGTTGAGTTTAGTTCTGCTGAGGAGGCCAAGAAAGCCATGTGTAGGGACAACAAATTGATTGGTACACGGTACATAGAGCTGTTCCCTTCAACGCCAGATGAAGCTAGACGAGCAGAGTCAAGATCAAGACAGTGA
- the LOC113702059 gene encoding uncharacterized protein isoform X2: protein MLGSGGVSDGYEIGSKRPRMMESNPYFAVGSGSSGYGFGGGYQSSVFPVVRLRGLPFDCTDIDIFKFFAGLDIVDVFLVSKGGRFSGEAFVVFASPVQAEFALQRDRQNMGRRYVEVFRCKKQDYYHAIAAEMHYDGGYDDYHGTPPPRPKRSLDKDKLEYTEVLKLRGLPYSVKKSDIVKFFGDFNLTDDKVHIGYRHDGKATGEAYVEFSSAEEAKKAMCRDNKLIGTRYIELFPSTPDEARRAESRSRQ from the coding sequence ATGTTGGGGAGCGGGGGGGTTTCGGACGGGTACGAGATCGGCTCAAAGAGACCAAGAATGATGGAATCGAATCCCTACTTCGCAGTTGGCAGCGGTTCAAGCGGTTATGGCTTTGGCGGTGGATATCAGTCCTCTGTGTTTCCTGTGGTTCGTCTGAGGGGTCTTCCATTCGACTGCACAGATATTGACATTTTCAAGTTCTTTGCTGGGCTGGACATTGTGGATGTTTTCCTGGTAAGCAAAGGTGGACGGTTTTCTGGGGAGGCTTTTGTTGTCTTTGCTTCTCCTGTGCAGGCTGAATTTGCTCTTCAGAGAGATAGGCAGAACATGGGAAGGAGATATGTGGAAGTTTTCAGGTGCAAAAAGCAGGATTATTATCATGCTATAGCTGCTGAGATGCATTATGATGGTGGTTATGATGACTATCATGGAACGCCGCCTCCTCGTCCAAAGAGATCTCTTGACAAGGATAAGTTGGAGTATACTGAGGTGCTGAAGTTGCGAGGCCTCCCTTACTCTGTGAAGAAGTCAGATattgtgaagttttttggagacTTTAATCTGACAGATGACAAAGTGCATATTGGGTATCGTCATGATGGAAAAGCTACTGGAGAAGCATATGTTGAGTTTAGTTCTGCTGAGGAGGCCAAGAAAGCCATGTGTAGGGACAACAAATTGATTGGTACACGGTACATAGAGCTGTTCCCTTCAACGCCAGATGAAGCTAGACGAGCAGAGTCAAGATCAAGACAGTGA
- the LOC113701040 gene encoding protein GET1 — MAEGLEEHGKSLAAPLVFLIVVVFQLLSRYLELNKKKGIKPDEELQLREEIKKLLKEANSYSGPSTFAQAAKLRRMAAAKEKELTKVQEMHSNVMKSSYDSHAKVLKMVKVFAYAVLIIWFWRIPVAAISERLVQPFGKILSWRAGGSVNDNVMVGIIPWLIVSSRVSKIISRKVFK; from the exons ATGGCGGAAGGATTGGAAGAACATGGAAAATCTCTGGCAGCTCCGTTGGTTTTCCTCATTGTTGTGGTTTTCCAGCTGCTCTCCAGATATCTCGAACTCAACAAGAAG AAAGGAATTAAGCCTGATGAAGAGCTTCAGCTGCGGGAAGAGATTAAGAAGCTATTGAAGGAAGCTAATTCCTATTCAGG GCCTTCAACATTTGCACAAGCTGCAAAACTCAGGAGGATGGCAGCAGCTAAGGAGAAGGAGCTAACGAAAG TTCAAGAAATGCATAGCAATGTAATGAAATCGTCATACGACTCACACGCAAAGGTCCTGAAGATGGTAAAG GTTTTTGCATATGCTGTGTTGATTATTTGGTTTTGGAGGATCCCTGTAGCTGCCATATCTGAGAGACTTGTGCAACCTTTTG GTAAAATTTTGTCATGGAGGGCTGGAGGTTCTGTAAACGACAATGTCATG GTTGGGATTATACCTTGGCTAATAGTTTCTTCCAGGGTTAGCAAGATTATCAGCCGAAAAGTATTCAAGTAG
- the LOC113702001 gene encoding high mobility group B protein 3-like, protein MKGGKSKAKADTKLSVKKGAAAGKKPVKKGKAAKDPNKPKRPASAFFVFMEEFRKQYKEKHPNNKSVAAVGKAGGDKWKSMSDAEKAPYIAKADKRKVEYEKNLQAYNKRLADGPGAEEEESDKSRSEVNDDEEDDEEGSGEEEDDDE, encoded by the exons ATGAAGGGAGGAAAATCGAAGGCTAAGGCTGATACCAA GCTTTCTGTGAAGAAAGGTGCTGCCGCCGGGAAGAAGCCGGTGAAGAAGGGAAAGGCTGCCAAGGATCCTAACAAGCCTAAGAGGCCTGCTAGCGCTTTCTTCGTTTTCAT GGAGGAGTTTAGGAAACAGTACAAGGAAAAGCATCCAAATAACAAATCTGTGGCAGCT GTTGGTAAAGCTGGTGGAGACAAGTGGAAGTCCATGTCCGACGCT GAAAAAGCTCCATACATAGCTAAGGCTGATAAGAGGAAGGTTGAATATGAGAAGAATCTTCAGGCTTACAACAAGAGACTG GCTGATGGACCTGGAGCCGAGGAGGAGGAATCTGACAAATCTAGGTCCGAGGTTAACGATGATGAGGAGGATGATGAGGAAGGAAGTGGAGAG GAGGAGGATGATGATGAGTAA
- the LOC113702142 gene encoding uncharacterized protein isoform X2, producing MAAAAPAKCFLVTGPPGVGKTTLIIRVLESLKTAYPNLKVQGFYTREIREGSERVGFEVVTVDGRTGPLASNKISSAESLRWPTVGRYRVDVASFESLALPELQVKEDTELFIIDEVGKMELCSSFFFPAVLRVLQSNIPLLASIPIPKSGRDIPGGIG from the exons ATGGCAGCGGCTGCTCCGGCGAAATGTTTTCTCGTTACCGGTCCTCCG GGCGTAGGGAAGACGACACTCATAATTCGAGTGTTGGAAAGCCTAAAAACTgcttacccaaacttgaaggtTCAAGGTTTCTATACTC GTGAAATAAGAGAAGGAAGTGAGAGAGTAGGCTTTGAAGTGGTGACAGTCGATGGACGTACTGGTCCTCTCGCTTCCAACAAAATCTCCAG CGCTGAGTCTCTTAGATGGCCTACCGTAGGGAGGTACAGAGTAGATGTGGCTTCCTTTGAATCACTAGCGTTGCCAGAGTTGCAG GTCAAGGAAGATACTGAACTTTTTATCATTGATGAAGTTGGTAAGATGGAGCTGTGCagttcctttttctttcctgcTGTACTAAGAGTCCTGCAGTCAAATATTCCACTCTTGGCTTCTATTCCCATACCAAAATCTGGCAGAGATATACCTGGAG GAATCGGTTAA
- the LOC113702142 gene encoding uncharacterized protein isoform X1, with product MAAAAPAKCFLVTGPPGVGKTTLIIRVLESLKTAYPNLKVQGFYTREIREGSERVGFEVVTVDGRTGPLASNKISSAESLRWPTVGRYRVDVASFESLALPELQVKEDTELFIIDEVGKMELCSSFFFPAVLRVLQSNIPLLASIPIPKSGRDIPGVARLRNEPGATVFTLSKNNRDAMKEQIYSHLTDLLPKL from the exons ATGGCAGCGGCTGCTCCGGCGAAATGTTTTCTCGTTACCGGTCCTCCG GGCGTAGGGAAGACGACACTCATAATTCGAGTGTTGGAAAGCCTAAAAACTgcttacccaaacttgaaggtTCAAGGTTTCTATACTC GTGAAATAAGAGAAGGAAGTGAGAGAGTAGGCTTTGAAGTGGTGACAGTCGATGGACGTACTGGTCCTCTCGCTTCCAACAAAATCTCCAG CGCTGAGTCTCTTAGATGGCCTACCGTAGGGAGGTACAGAGTAGATGTGGCTTCCTTTGAATCACTAGCGTTGCCAGAGTTGCAG GTCAAGGAAGATACTGAACTTTTTATCATTGATGAAGTTGGTAAGATGGAGCTGTGCagttcctttttctttcctgcTGTACTAAGAGTCCTGCAGTCAAATATTCCACTCTTGGCTTCTATTCCCATACCAAAATCTGGCAGAGATATACCTGGAG TTGCAAGGTTGAGAAATGAACCTGGTGCTACTGTTTTTACGTTGAGTAAAAATAACAGAGATGCCATGAAAGAGCAGATCTATTCCCATCTGACAGACTTGCTACCTAAGCTGTAG